CGGTCGTGCACCGGGCGGCTTACGCCCCATGGCCCCGGTGCTAATTTCCACGCGTCCCCGACCCGAGACCCATGTCGCACAGCCATCGCACGCCGGCGCACGCGCTCAGTGCCGCGACCGCTCTGCTCCTGCTCGCCGCCTGCCAGGCGTCGCCGCCGCGGTCGCCGCGAGCCGGCGATTCCATGGGCGCCACGATCGGCCGCCTGCCCACCGGCGTCCACCTCGACCCGGCCGGCGTGCAGTACCCGGTGGGCCAGTTTCCGCTGGGGATGGCGCTGGCGCCCGACGGCCGCCACGTGGCGCTGTTGATGAGCGGGTGGGGCGAACAGGGCGTGCAGATCGTGGACCGCACCACCGGCCAGGTGACGCAGACGCTCGATCAGGCCGCGGCGTTCATCGGCGTGGCGTTCGCGCCCGACGGACAATCACTCTACGCCTCGGGCGGCAATCAGGACGTGGTCTATCGCTACGCGTGGAGCGACGGCCGGGCGACGCTCGCCGACAGCATCGTGCTGGCGCCCAAGCGCCCGCGCGCGCCGGGGCTGCGGTACGCGGCCGGCCTCGCGTTCTCGCCCGACGGGCGCACGCTGTACGTGGCCGAGAACATGGCCGATTCGCTGGCCGCGGTGGACGTGGCGAGCGGGCGCGTGGTGCATCGCTACGCGACCGATGCGTATCCGTATGGCGTCGTGGTGGCGGGCGACGGTCGGGTGTTCGTCTCGGCGTGGGGCGGGTACACCGTCTCGGAATTCACGCCCGAGGGCGACGGCATGAGCGCGCGGAAAATCGCGGTGGGCCGTCACCCGTCGGCGATGGTGCTCAACGGCGACGGCACGCGACTGTTCGTGGCGTCGGGAAGCACCGATCGCATATTCGTCGTGGCCACGGCGGAGCATCGGGTGATCCAGACGCTGCTCGATCCGCCGCCGGCGGGACCGGGCGAGGGGAGCACGCCCAATGGGCTGGCGCTGTCCGCCGACGGCACGCGGTTGTTCGCGGCCGAAGCCGACGCCAACGCGGTGGCGGTATTCGACCTGAGCCCGAAGACGGCGGGCGTGGCGGCGGCCACCGGCACCGACGCGCTGGTGGGCCGCGTGCCCACGGCGTGGTATCCGACGCTCGTGGCCGCGGTGCGCGACACCCTGCTCGTGGTGAGCGCCAAGGGCCACGGCACGCGGGCCAATCCCGACGGCGCGCAGCCGGTGCCGATGCCCGGGCACCCGCCGCGCGGCACCAACTACACACTGGGGCAGTTGGAATCCACGATGACGATCGCGCCGCTGGCGGAGGTGCGGGGCGCCGAGTTGGCGGCGCTCACCCAGCGCGTGGTGCGGGCCAACGCGTGGGACCAGCCCACGGGCCGCACGGCGAACTATCCGCCGTTCCAGCACGTGGTGTACATCATCAAGGAGAACCGCACGTACGACCAGGTGTTCGGCGACATGCCGTCGGGCGACGGCGACACCTCGCTGGTGTTCTTCCCGCGCGCCGACTCGCCCAACCACCATGCGCTGGCCGACCGGTTCGGCCTGTACGACCGGTTCTTCGTGAACGCCGAGGTGAGCGCCGACGGGCACAACTGGTCCACGGCGGCGTACGCCACCGACTATCTGGAAAAGACGGTGCCGTCGAACTACTCCGATCGCGGCCGTCCCTATGACTACGAGGGCTCGGTGTTCGGGGGCGGCGTGAAGGCGCGCATCCCGCGCGACGACGAGGCCGCGCCGGCGAACGGGTATCTGTGGGACCTGGCCCAGAAGCGGGGGATCACCTTCCGGAACTACGGCGAGTTCGTGGTGCCGGGCTCGCTCGACCCGGACGACCCGCTGCCGGCCGCCTATCGCGGCGACAAGCCGTTCCTCAAGGAGCACACGAATCCCGACTATCCGGGCTTCGACCTGCGGATCACGGACCAGCATCGCGTGGACGTGTGGCAGGCCGAGTTCGACTCGTACGTGCGGTCGGGCACGCTGCCGGCGCTCGAGATCGTGCGCCTGCCCAACGATCACACGTCGGGCGCGCAGGCGGGCGCGCCGACGCCGCTCGCGGCGATGGCCGACAACGATCTGGCGCTGGGCCGGATCGTGGCGGCGATCTCCCACTCACCGTACTGGAAGAACACCGTGATCTTCGTGCTCGAGGACGATGCGCAGAACGGGCCCGACCACGTGGACTCGCATCGATCGGTGCTGCTCACGATCTCGGCGTACAACCGGCCCGGCACGATTCACCGGTTCACGAATACCACCGACGTACTCCGCACGATCGAGGAGATCCTGGGGCTGCAGTCGATGTCGCAGTTCGACTATTACGGGCGGCCGCTGCGGCACATCTGGGCCGACACGCCGGATCTCACGCCGTACACGCCGCTCACCCCCGCACCGTCGCTCGACGCGGTGAATCCATCCGTGGGGCGCGGGGCGCGCGAGTCGCGGCGGCTGGATCTGGAGGTGGAGGACATGTCGAACATGGACCTGTTCAACCACATCCTGTGGCGCGACCTCAAGGGGAACGGGGTGCCGTATCCCGGCACGCACCGCATCCCGGCCCTCGACGTGATGCACTGACGGCTGCGTACCGCGCACTGCACGCTGCCCGCCGAAGGCGGTGGGCAGCGGCCGGCTCTCAGTTCTTGTGTCGGAAGGTGATGCGGCCGCGGCTGAGATCGTAGGGCGATACCTCGATGGTCACCCGGTCGCCGGCGAGTACGCGAATGCGGAACCGGCGCATATTGCCTCCCAGCGTGGCCAGCACGGTGTGCCCGTTGCTCAGGAGCACGCGAAACGTGGCGTTGGGGAGCACTTCGGTGACTTGGCCTTCGAGTTGTATCGCTTCTTCCTTCGCCATCCAGTTCTCCATGAAGGCGGCACCGCCCGGGAAATTCCGGCGGGCGGGGCTGCGGCAGCGGGAAGTCTAGGACCGGCCACCGGTTCCGTCAACGCGCGCCGGCGCGGCATCGGACCGCGGCGCCCCCACCAGGCCCGATTCCCCCATCACGCAGTTGCGGCCGGCGCGCTTGGCGGCCAGCAGCAGGTCGTCGGCGCGCTGGAGGAGGTCGAGGGCGTGATCGCTCTCCCGATCGAGCGTCGCGACGCCGGCGCTGAAGGTGACGTGGCCGTCGACCACCCCCGGAATGTCGAACAGCATCGTCTCCATGAGCCGACGGATCTGGTCGAGTTTCACCGCCGCGTCGTCGCCAGGCGTTTCGGGCAGCACGATCACGAATTCCTCGCCGCCGAACCGCGCCACGATGTCGGTGCTGCGGACGGTGCGCCGGAGCAGGTGCGCGAACGCCCGCAGGGCGGCGTCGCCGGAGGCGTGCCCGAACGTGTCGTTGAACTGCTTGAACAGGTCCAGATCCACCATCGCCAGAGCGAGCGGCCGGCCGTAGCGCCGGGCGCGCCCCACCTCCTCGCGCACGCGTTCCTCGAGCACGTTGCGATTGAAGAGCCGGGTGAGCGGATCGTGCGTGGAGAGTTGTCGCAGGCGGTGGGCGCGCTCGAGCACGGCACGGCTCAGCATGGCGGCCACACCGAGGACGATCAGACGGCCGATCTGATCGCCCCACGAGAAGTTGCCGTAGCCGGCGTAGCGCGGGTCGGACAGATCCCAATGCGCGTGCACGACGAGGACGAGCGCGGCGTATTCCACCACCGCCACGGCGCCGGCCACGAGCGGCGCCCGCCGGTCGTAGCGCAGCGCCGTGCTGGCGATGGCGAGAAGATAGATCTCGAATACGACGCGACTGTTGACGGTGATCTCGGGGCGGCCGATGAGGATGAACGCGGCCAGGATGGCGCTCACGCTGGTCACGTCGTAGACGCTGGTCGCGATGCTCCACCACGTGCGGTAGTGGCCGCGCGAGACGGCCGCCAACACCGATGCGGCGAACCCCAGGCTGACCAACCCCACCACGAGACCCACGTAGTTCTCGAGCTGGTCGGACCGCTGGACGATGCTCTGCAGCGGGATCAGCAGGAGGATGGCCGTGAACACGAGGCGTGCCCGCGCCACCGTGCGCTCGCCGGCGGCTCCGGCATCGATCAGGCTGGCATCGCTGGCCGAGAGGAGACGCTCCCAGCGAGCACCGGTCGGGGGTTCCTGCAACATCGGCCCGGGGAATGGGGGGTTGGATGGGGCACTCCGCGCGCCCCACTCCCCATAGTGTAACAGGCCGGCGGGCGGCGCCAGACCTCCCCGGGTGCCGGGCCCGGGGCGCCGGCATTAGGTTCCTCCGTTGACCGGGGTGCCCGGGCGCACATCCGCGCCCGCGCTGAGATCACACCCGTCGAACCTGAACCGGCTCGTACCGGCGTAGGGAGTCATCCATGCACAATTCCGCCCACCGGGCGCGCCATCGGGCGCGCCGGCACTCGCGTCCTCTCTCGTGGGGGATCCGCGCATGACCATCCTGACCCTGTTGACCGCCCTGTTCGCGGCCACCGGCCTGGGCGGCGTGGTGCGCGACGCCCAGACCCATGCGCCGTTGGCCGGCGTCCGCGTGGAGGACGTGCGCACGCACGCCGCCACCGTGACCGACTCGGCGGGCCGGTTCACGCTCGCCGTCACGCCGCCGGCGCGGCTCCGGTTCAGCCGCCACGGGTACGTGACCGTGGAGCACGACGTGCTGGCCGAGCGCGGGACCGCGGTGGAACTGGTGCGCACGGCGCAGAGCCTGGAGCGGGTGACGGTGTCGGCGCTGCGGGCCGGCGCCAGCGCACCGATCTCGGCCGACGTGGTGACCCAGGCGCAGATCCAGGCGCGCTCATTCGGCCAGGAGCCGCCGCTGCTGCTGGCCAACACGCCGTCGTTCACGTCGTACGCCGAGCAGGGGGGCTATTCGGGATACAGCTACATCCGCCTGCGCGGCATCGATCAGACGCGGATCAACCTCACGCTCGACGGCATCCCGCTCAACGATCCGGAGGACGAGGTTTTCTACTTTGCCGATCTGCCGGATTTCATGACCAGCATGCAGTCGGTGCAGATCCAGCGCGGCGTGGGCACGAGCACCAACGGCACGGCGTCGTACGGCGGATCGATCAACTTCGAGTCGGTATCGCTTACCGCGACGCCGGCCGGGGGGCACGTGGATCTGGGGACGGGCGCCTGGAATTCGCGCCGCGGCTCCGTGGACTACGCGTCGGGGCTCCTGCCCAGCCGGTTCGCGTTCTACGCGCGGGCCAGCGACCAGGCCACCGACAGCTATCGCGAGCACGCCGGCGACATGTCGCATTCGGGCTTTCTGAGCGCCGGATATTTCGGCGACCGCAACATCGTGAAACTCACGGCCATGGCCGGGCAGGAGCACAGCCAGCTGGCGTACTATGCCTCGGCTGAATCGACGCTGGTGCGCGACCGCCGCGACAATCCGCTCTCGCCCGACGAGCGCGACGACTTCGGCGAGCAACTCGGGAGTCTGGCCTACACGCGGCTGATCAACCCGCGGTCGTCCATCTCCACCACGCTGTACGGGGTCTCGGCCACCGGCTATTACGACGTGAAGGAGCCGCAGACCGACCGCTACCACCTGGACTTCTGGTGGGCGGGGGTGATGAGCACGTACACGTACCGCGGCGACCGCACGCAGCTGGACATCGGCGTGCACGCAGCGGACTACCATCGGGACCACTACATGTTCACGCTGCCCGATCTGGCCAACCGGGTGTACTCCAACCGCGGGATCAAGCGCGAGGCGAGCGCGTTCGTGAAGGGCACCTACGACGTGGGCCGGGTGACGCTGTTCGGCGACGTGCAGGCGCGCGATGCCTGGTGGCGGTACGTGCCCGACCAGAACGCCGACATCGCGCCGGCGAGCATCAGCTGGCGGTTCCTGAACCCCAAGGGCGGGCTCACCTACCGGTTGGCGCCGGCCTGGAGCGCGTACGCGTCGTACGGCGTGAACGGCCGCGAGCCGGCCCGCAACGACATCCTGGCCGGATTCGACAATCTGGACACGTCGAACGTGTCGTTCGTGGGGAGCTTCGAGCGGGTGCGTCCGGAGACGGCCCACGATCTGGAGCTGGGGGTGCACTACCGCGGCGCGGCCGTGACGCTGGACGCCGACGGGTACGACATGGAGTTCCGCAACGAGATCGCGGCGATCGGGCAGCTGAGCTATCTGGGGCTGCCGCTGCGGAAGAACGTGCCGGCGAGCACGCGCCGGGGGCTCGAAGCGGACGTGGCCTGGCGGCTCGCGCCGGCGCTCACCGCGTCGGTGAACGGCAACCTGAGTCGCAACTGGATCGCCGCCTACACCGACGACGCGAGCGGCATCACGTACCACGACGTCCCGCCGCTGCTCACGCCGCAGCTGTCCACCAACCAACGGTTGAGCTACGCGCCGGCGCGGGGGCTCGCGCTGTCGCTGGAGGGGCGCTACACCTCGCAATCGTTCCTCGACAACACGGGCGACCGGCAGTTCGTGCTGCCGGCAGCGTACATCACGGATGCCCAGGTGGCGTGGAGCGACGCGGCCCGGGGCTACGAGATCACACTGTTCGTGAATAACCTGGCCGGGGTCAACCGCTACGGCAGCGGCTATACGGACGGCTCGATCTCATACTACTATCCGCTGCCGCCGAGGAACCTGTTCCTGCAGTTCCGGGCCGGATTCTGACCGGTCCGGGGGGAAACGGGGGCGGTTGGCCTTGAGAAATGGCCCCCGGACGTTGATACTCCTCGTGGACCAACCCTGCGATGCCGCACTCTCCCGTTTCCCCCGACCAACTCAAGGATGCCTGTCTGCTCCTCGTCGACGACGAGCAGACGAATCTGACCCTGCTGCGGCTGATCCTCGGCCGCGCGGGGTATACGCGCGTGCATACGCTGTCCGACGCGCGCGACGTGCTGCCGCTGGCCCGGGCGTTGAATCCGGACCTCGTGGTGCTCGATCTGCGGATGCCCACGATGAGCGGGTTCACGGTGCTCGAGGGGTTGGTGGAGCAGACGGCGCCCGACGAATTCCTGCCGATCCTGGTCGTCACCGGCGATGCCAGCCAGACGGCGCGGCAGCGGGCGCTGAAGCTGGGCGCCAAGGACTTCCTGACCAAGCCGTTCGAGGCGACGGAGGTGCTGCTCCGCATCCACAATCTGCTGGTCACGCGCATGCTGCACGAGTCGGTGCGCGCGCAGAACGAGCTGCTCGAAGCCAAGGTCACCGAGCGCACGTCGCAGCTGGAGCGGGCGGCGGCGCAGGCCGAGGAGGCCAATCGCGCCAAGAGCGTGTTCCTGGCCACGATGAGCCATGAACTGCACACGCCGCTCAACGCCGTGATCGGCTTTGCCAACGAACTGCAGAAGAATCACGCCGGCAACCTCCTGCCGCAGGATCTGACGTACGTGCAGCGCATCAGCAGCAACGGACTCCAGCTGTTGCGCGTGATCAACGACGTGTTGGACCTGTCCAAGGTCGAGGCCGGGAAGATGGAAGTGGAGCTGGCGCCGGTGGCGCTGGACCGCCTGGTGCTCGACACGCTCAAGGACATGGAGAGCCGATCGGTGGGCACGGCGGTGGTGCCGCGTGTTTCGCTGCCGCCGTCGCTGGTGCCGATCGAGAGCGACGAGCACAAACTCAAGCGGGTGCTGATGAACCTCGTGGACAACGCCGTGAAATTCACCGAATCGGGAAGCTACCGCGTGGGGATCATCACCACGCCGGGCACCGGTCGGCCGCTCCGGCTGGACGTGATCGACACCGGGGTGGGCATTCCCGCCAACCGGCTGGACAAGATCTTCGGCGCCTTCGAGCAGGGCGAATCGGGCACGCGCCGGCGCCACGAAGGCACCGGCCTGGGGCTGGCGATCTCGCGCGCGCTGTGCGAGGCGATGAACTACCGGCTGACCGTGGTCAGCGAGCCGGGCCGCGGGTCGGCGTTCAGCGTGCTCCTGTCGCCCGACGCCGAGCCCCCGCGTTCGTACGACGATGCGCTGCGGGCGTACGCGCCCGCGTCCTCCGACCTGACGACACGTGGTTCGTAGGGTATTGATGGCGGCCCTCGTGGCCGCGGCGGCGAGCGCGGCGTGCGCCGCCCCGCTCGCCGCCCAGGGAGCCCAGCCGCCCACGCGCCCCAAGCGCGTCGAGCACGCGCCGAAGGCCGCGTCCAGGGCCACGCCCAAGCCGAAGAAAGCGAAGGTGGACACCGCGCCCAAGCCCACGTGGCCGGTGGCGGGGCCGGCGCCGCTGCCGGGCTCGATCCTGCCGTCGCACCGCATCGTGGCGTTCTACGGCAATCCGCTCTCGAAGAAGATGGGGATCCTCGGCGCGCTGCCGCCGGAGCAGATGCTGGCGCGGCTCGACACCGAGGTGGAGCGCTGGCGGGCCGCCGATCCCGCCACGCCCGTGGTGCCGGCGCTGCAGTTGATCGTGAGCGTGGCCCAGGGGCAGGCCGGCCGCGACGGGATGTACCGGGCGCGCATGGCCGACACGTTGATCGATCGCGTGGCCGGGTGGGCGGATCAGCGCCATGCGCTGCTCTTTCTCGACGTGCAGGTGGGCCACAGCACGGTGGCGGCCGAGTTGCCGCGGCTGCTCAAGTATCTCGCGCGGCCCAACGTGCAGCTGGCGCTCGACCCCGAGTTCTCGATGAAGGACGGCAGCACGCCGGGCACCAGGATCGGCACGATGGACGCGAGAGACGTGAACGACGCGGTGGCCGTGCTCGACAGCCTGGTGACGGCCAACAACCTGCCCCCCAAGGTGCTCGTGGTGCACCGGTTCACGCGGCGGATGCTCACGCACGCCGATCGCATCCGGCTCGATCCCAAGGTGCAGATCGTGGTGGACATGGACGGCTGGGGCCCGCGGGCGTTGAAGGAGGATTCGTACCGGGCGTACGTGTACGAGGACCCCGTGCAGTTCACCGGCTTCAAGCTGTTCTACCACAACGACACCAAGAGCGGGCGTCCGCTGATGACGCCGGCCGAGGTGCTCAAGCTGTTCCCGGCGCCGCTCTACATCCAGTACCAGTAGGCGCGCCTCGCCGGGCCCCGCTCACTGCGGGGAGAGAATCCTGACGAGCGCGGAATCTCCGACCGTGACGGAGTTGACGGTGATCGTCCCGATCACGTACGTCGCGCCCGTCGCGATCATCGTGACGAGGCCGGTGCTGCTGACCCTGGCCAGCGTGGTGTCGCGGGATGTCCAGGTGGTGTCGCCTTTCACCACCAGCGACCGGAGGTTCCCGTCGTACGCGGTCCCGGTGAGCTGCACCTTCGCGCCCGGGAGCGCCGATACGGTGTCCAGCCCGCCCTGGCCCGTGACCAGAAAATAGGTCAGCCCCCCGGAGACGACGGTGAGACCGGGTCCCGCAGAGGACCCGCCGCACGCGGCCGCGGCGGCCAGCACGCCGAGGATCACCAGTGTCCGTCGCATCACATTCCTCCAAATTGCGGGAGCGGGTCCCGTCCCCACCGGCAGGATCGCCGGTGGGGAGTGGTCCGATATCGGGGACCGCCCGCCGATCGTGAGTGGGTCGTTACGGGGAGGTCCAGGTGTTGTTCGTGCGGTCGATGTCAATGAGCTGGTGATCGGGATCGAGCTCGATCTTGGTCAGCGTCTTGCCCGCGAACGCATACTGCCGCAGGAACTTCGTGCTGTTCATGTACCAGGCTTCGGCGGGATACCTGAAGTCCTGCGTGGTGCCGTCGGAGAATGTGAACCGGGCGAGGATGGGCAGCACGCCGCGCGCCAGGTTGCCGTACACCACGGCCACGTGTTCGGTGTCGCCCATCGTGCGCGTCACCACCGTGTCGACGGTCTGGTCGAACCGGTCGTTGGTCTCGAAGAACTCGCGCCAGAACCAATCGAGGCGGCGGCCGCTCGCGTCCTCCATGGTGCGGAAGAAGTCGGCGGGCGTGGGGTGCTTGTACGCCCAGCGATGGATGTACTCGCGGAACGCGTCGTCGAACGCGCTGTCGCCCAGCACCTGGCGGCGCAGGAGATGGAGCGCCATCGACGTCTTCTCATACTGATTGATGCCGAGGAGGCCCGGATTGATGCGGTCGGGCCCGACGTCGATCGGCGTGTCGTACCCAGCCTTCATCACCTGTTCCACGCCCTGGCGTTCCTCGAGCTCGCGCTGCGCCTCGTCGCCCTTCTGGGGATAGCGGAGCGCTTCGGAGAAGGTGTTGATGAACGTGTTGAAACCCTCGTCCTGCCAGAAGTGCATGCGCTCGTTGGAGCCGACGATCATCGGGAACCAGTTATGCCCGATCTCGTGCGTGATCACGTTGTAGAGGCCGTACACGTCGCGGCTGCGGGCCTCCATGGCGAGCATCGGATATTCCATTCCGCTGATCGGGCCCTCGGCCACGGTGATCTGCGGGTACGGATACGCGAACCAGCGCTGCGAGTACTCCATGATCGACATCCGCGCCTGGTCGGCGGCATCGGACCACGGACTCACGGCCGACGGGCGGTAGTAGGCCTGGGCGAGAATGCCCTTCCAACTCGACGCGTCCCAGATGTATTCGGGCGAGGTGGCCCAGGCCACGTCGCGCACGTTCCGGGCGACGAACTTCCACGTCTGCGTACCCGACTTCCTGGGGCGCGCCGCGCCGCTCGCCAGTTCGGCCTGGGTGACGATGTGCACGGTCGTGTCGGACCTGGCCGCGGCGTGGAGGCGCGCGATCTCGGGCTTGGTGAGCACCTCGGCCGCATTCTGGAGCATGCCGGTGGCGGCCACGATGTAGCCGGCGGGGACGGTGGCGGCGAGCGTGAAGTCGCCGTATTCGCAGTAGAATTCGCCCTGGCCGAGGTACGGCTCGATGTTCCAGCCCTTCACGTCGTCGTACACCACCATGCGCGGATACCACTGGCCGAACTCGAACAGCGAGCCGTCATAGCCCATGCGATCGGCGCCGTGCTCGGGAATGGCGAAGTGCCAGGCGATGTCGAACGTGGTGCTCTTGCCCGGCTTGAGCGGCTCGGCCAGATCCACCTTCATCACGGTGGTCGAGACGCGGGTGGTGAGCGGCACGTTCTTCTTGCCGGGGATCACCTGCTCGAACCGGTCGATCACGTCGCCGCCCTGGAAGCCGCGCGCGCCGAAGCGCGAATTCTGCGGATAGACGTACGAATTGAGCGACCCTTCCTTGAACGCGTCCTGCTCCACCTGCACCCACACGTAGTCGAGCGTGACCGGCGAGTTGTTGGTGTACTTGAGCGTCTCGTGGCCGGTGAGCACGCGGGCCGCGGTGTCGAGCGACGCCTGGATGTCGTAGTCGGCGCGATTCTGCCAGTACAGCGGACCGGGAGCGCCCGACCCCAGCCGGAACGCGTTGGGCGTGTTCAGGTGGAGCGGCGCGAAGATGGACGTGTCGCCCACGCCGGTGGCGTCGATCTTCTGCTGCGCCATGGCCGGCGCGGCCAGGCCGCCCAGCGCCGCGGCGGCGATCAGGATTCGAGAAATGTTGCGCACGGGAACGGTCACCCCGATGAATGGAGGAGGAAAGGAGAATAGAGGACGATACACCCGGGTCAGGGGCCGGGGCCACCCGAACCGGCGTAAAATATGTGTCTGGCCGCGCGCCGCGCCCCGCGCCCGCGGTCAGGCGGCACCGGCGCCGCGGCGCCGATACCAGTAGGCGATGCCGAGCAGGAACGCGCTGGCCACGAGGTACGACGCGATACGAACGCCCACCGACGGCACGGTGCGGGCCGCGGCCAGCGCGCGCACGGCGGCCACGACGGCCAGCAGGAGACCGGCGCGGCGCAACCACCGGGCGTCGCGCGCCCGTCCGATCCCCACGGCAAGCACTGCGGTGCCCGCTTCCAGGCTCACCAGCGCCAGCGAGGCGGTGGCGGCGCTCACGGCGGCGGCGAGTTCCTGATGCGCCCACAGGAACGCCCAGCACCACGGCGCCGCGCGGACCAGGGCGTATGCCGCGCGCGCATCGCCGGCGCCGGCCCCTGCGGCGTCGGGCGACGCGCGCTCGACCGCCGCGGCGAGCGCGGGCCCCATCCAGGCCACCACCGCCCAGCCGGCGAGCGCCGCGGCTGCCGCCAGCGATTCGGGGGTGGCGAACGGGCGGTAGGCGAACGCGGGCCGCAGCAGCATCAGGACCCAGGCATACGCGCTGGCCCCCGTGAGCGCGAGCGCCATCATGAGCAGCCACGAACGGCTGGGACGCCAGCGCAGCCCGCCGGCGAAGGCCACGCCCAGCCCGGCCACGGTGGCGGGCATGATGGCCACGCGGCCCCACGGCGCGATGTACGCCCCCACCAGGGCGCACGCCGCGACGGCGAACGCCAACGCGTCGCGCAGCGCACCCACGCCGCGCCGCCAGACCGCGACGGTGAGCAGCACCGCCGCCGCCGCCGCGACCCGCGTGTGGGACCACGGGCCAGGCGCCACCGCTTCGCCGGTGGCGAAGGCGAGCATGAGCGGGATCGCCGCGCCGTCCATCCACGCCGGCGCGCGCACCTGGGCCACGTTCCCGCCCTGTGGCGCCAGCGCGGGCGCATCGGCGGTGAGCTCGAGGAGCACCAGCCACGCCAGCGCCGCCGCGCCCACGAGCAGGCTCGTGGACGCGGGCGACAGCGCCGAACCCCGCGCACCCAGCCAGAGCGCCGCCAACGCGCCGATGACGCCCATGGCGCGCAGCCGCGAACGCACGAACTCCGCCGGCGCCGCGGGCAGGACGCCGGCCGCGGCCACCGCCAGGGGAAGGGCCACGGCGAGGGCCGGCCCCCACGCCCCGCCGCGCGCCGCCAGGACCACCGCGAACAGTGCCACCGCGGTGGCGAGCACGCGCTCCGCCGTGCGCCAGGCGCGGGCGCCGATCCCGACGGCGCCGGCGACTCCGATCACGGTGCCATACG
This DNA window, taken from Gemmatimonadaceae bacterium, encodes the following:
- a CDS encoding M1 family metallopeptidase: MTVPVRNISRILIAAAALGGLAAPAMAQQKIDATGVGDTSIFAPLHLNTPNAFRLGSGAPGPLYWQNRADYDIQASLDTAARVLTGHETLKYTNNSPVTLDYVWVQVEQDAFKEGSLNSYVYPQNSRFGARGFQGGDVIDRFEQVIPGKKNVPLTTRVSTTVMKVDLAEPLKPGKSTTFDIAWHFAIPEHGADRMGYDGSLFEFGQWYPRMVVYDDVKGWNIEPYLGQGEFYCEYGDFTLAATVPAGYIVAATGMLQNAAEVLTKPEIARLHAAARSDTTVHIVTQAELASGAARPRKSGTQTWKFVARNVRDVAWATSPEYIWDASSWKGILAQAYYRPSAVSPWSDAADQARMSIMEYSQRWFAYPYPQITVAEGPISGMEYPMLAMEARSRDVYGLYNVITHEIGHNWFPMIVGSNERMHFWQDEGFNTFINTFSEALRYPQKGDEAQRELEERQGVEQVMKAGYDTPIDVGPDRINPGLLGINQYEKTSMALHLLRRQVLGDSAFDDAFREYIHRWAYKHPTPADFFRTMEDASGRRLDWFWREFFETNDRFDQTVDTVVTRTMGDTEHVAVVYGNLARGVLPILARFTFSDGTTQDFRYPAEAWYMNSTKFLRQYAFAGKTLTKIELDPDHQLIDIDRTNNTWTSP
- a CDS encoding DUF2339 domain-containing protein is translated as MTRLASRLDAASPEAGAVPPPRPAAPVDTATPAPPRPAAAPAEPWSDVEGVVGRYGVLALGTVTTLAAVGTFVSWAAARGLLGPTTRVVLGLMLAAVLGVAGFRLRSRERSFGSALLGLALAVVHVCAWAAGPALHLVPLGGAFALAAGASIALAAFAHVQGDEILWCVGFGGAAVAPFVTAGPEGSALMLASYGTVIGVAGAVGIGARAWRTAERVLATAVALFAVVLAARGGAWGPALAVALPLAVAAAGVLPAAPAEFVRSRLRAMGVIGALAALWLGARGSALSPASTSLLVGAAALAWLVLLELTADAPALAPQGGNVAQVRAPAWMDGAAIPLMLAFATGEAVAPGPWSHTRVAAAAAVLLTVAVWRRGVGALRDALAFAVAACALVGAYIAPWGRVAIMPATVAGLGVAFAGGLRWRPSRSWLLMMALALTGASAYAWVLMLLRPAFAYRPFATPESLAAAAALAGWAVVAWMGPALAAAVERASPDAAGAGAGDARAAYALVRAAPWCWAFLWAHQELAAAVSAATASLALVSLEAGTAVLAVGIGRARDARWLRRAGLLLAVVAAVRALAAARTVPSVGVRIASYLVASAFLLGIAYWYRRRGAGAA